The following nucleotide sequence is from Apium graveolens cultivar Ventura chromosome 4, ASM990537v1, whole genome shotgun sequence.
CTGGGCAGTCAAGTCAACACACAGCTAACTGTAACTCTCCTGTTCATATCTAAATACTTCTTAATTCCAGAGAGCTCACTTCCTTCTTTCCCTCCTATATGCCTATACCTTACGCTCTAGTTAATGCAATTTAGACTACTTTTTAAGTTATACAACAGACGACCATCAGTTGGTCTACTGCTGTGTACTCTAATTATAAACATATAAGAAAGTAACTGTCACAATTTATACGTATATATGACTGAATAAAGAGAGAAAAGGCAGAGAGACGATGAACACAAGAGTGCAGTGAACTGTGTGTATTGTCTATACTACTACTGCTGCATTTTCTGATTTGTTGTGTTATACAAGGAAGTCTAAGCCTCTTTATATAGATAAACTTAGCTTCTCTTTAAAGCTTGCTACAGTAACTTACTTGGTGGCTACTCGTGCTGCAGTGATTATGATGTCACCATAGTGACATCATCTCGCTTATGTCATTTCCTAACTAATATTTAACAGTAACGGTTTCATGAACCAGCACTTATTATGCAAAATACATGGTATCATGTTGAAGTCCTGCAATAAAGTTTAAGATCCTCCTTACAAAAAGTTTGGTTGGTTTCATCCTGAAATTAAAACTTTAAATGTAATTTGAGATATATAGAAACTGTTACCTCGGCTGCACCAAAGGTCTCTTAGCCTAGTGCCATCAACCTCATTCCCCCTCTAAGGGACAGAAGATTCAAACCTTGTAAAGACAACGTAAGTGGGTGTGTTGAATTATTAGGAACCATTTGAAACTAATACCAGTAGTTTAGGTAATGCTATGCAAAGGAATATGTAGATATTGATCCTCACATGTATTACTGACTACATCCTCTTAACTACTAATACATTGTCTTTTCATCATATGGTGTGCAGGAACTTTTCTCATGGTCATCCTATAGAAGTGGCTGTACCTTACTGGTCATCCTATAGAAGTGGCTGTACCTTACTGTACACATTTGCTCATTTATTGGACACTTTCTTCCGAATTTCGGGGTTTACATGTGCAGAGAGCCTAATCAAATGTCCAAGGAATGCTGTAAAATGATGAAGACAAGAAAACATTATGTTTTAGTACTTTGGATTTTGGAATAAGCTGGTGTAAATATTTTGATGAAGGAACAGAAAAATATGGAGCGGCGTAAGTGATAAAGACAGCCCAATTTCTGTGGCATTTCAGTAATACACCAAGGATGGTTTTAGGTGTGATCTTTCATGGGAGCTAGATGTAAGTATATTAGATTCTTTGGATTATAATGATTGCTCATAAATTATGGTCACTTGAAATCTTAGTCAGGTGATAACAACTCCATATATAGTAGAGACTGTGTACCTCACCTTTTATCTTGTTGTATAAATACAGAGTGATCTTTTGGTGTACCAATTTGGGCCGTTAACTGAGTGTTTAGCGAACATGTGTGGAATCGCCAACATTGTTCTCTAGTCAAATGCTGAGCATACTTTTATACATTGCTATGATTTTTGTTAGCAATTTATTGTTACAGACACCTCCCATTCCCATTTGAGCATTTGTATGAAGGCACGGTTGCAGAAGGGCCGCACAAGTTGCAACCATTTAGGACAGAGAGGCTTGGTCATCTTCTTCAACTTCTGCAAAGCTCTTCCAGTAACTGTATATTCTGTACAGGCTACAAGAGGTTTGAAATTGAAAAACTTGCTGCTCGTATATATGATGTAGAAGCTCAGAGTATGATTGTAAATCCAACCTAATCAATGATGGCAACTGAAACTTTAGACTATAACCATCAGTGCTGCAAATTAATTTCTATGAAAGTAGTTAGGTAATTTGAGTAAACTATAAAATAGATTAACTATGTAGGATTGTAAATTCAGCCTTATTATGTTCGTTTAAACTATTAATGCAGCTACCTCATTTGTTTGTCATTTGCACACCAGTTGTGCAATAGACAGCACTGTGTTTTGGTCTTTTGATTCCGTAGAACAGTTTGCATAAATTAAAACCTATAATTTTTTCTGACGTATTATGCAATGCTGCTCGAGTGCTCGATTGTTTGGCATGcctcaattttatatttttttataaaaaaaaaatgaTATTTATCATATGAACCTTGAATTGGAGCACCTACTAATAATAACACTACTATAACATTTTAGTCTAGCATACATTTCAAAATGAAACATTTTCTTAAATGTATAATTCAAAACTTAACAAAACTGATTATCTGAATATAATTTAAGACCACAAGAGTTTTTTCAGTACCCAAACTACTGACGAAATATCCTGTAGTTGCACCATATTCACAGGAGTAATATAATACTAATATGTGATAATTATGTTCatacatttattttttaattCTCTGGAGGAGTAATGTTGTTCATATATTGATAAGGGGCATAATTACACAATATTCACACAGCTTATAGTAACAAGTAACAACGAACTCAAAATTTATAGAACAGACAAGATAAAAGGGCAAGAAATCATTTCACAAACTTATAACATTGCTCAAACTTATTGAGATATAACTGACCACAATATCTTGGCCCTTGCCTCTTCTTTTATGGTTCTAGTGATTATAATAAATCTCAAGAATCATCTTTACTTGCAGTTGCTGGATTGAAAGCTTTCTGCTCGGCACAGGTGAGGACGTCGTGTGGTCCAGCCTGCTCACGGCCAACCCCCATCAAGTCGAGATAATACTGGTAATGAGACACGATGTTGTTCATGGCATCAATATCTCCTTGACCACATACCATTTCCCCATAAAGAATATTCATCGTGGCACCGAAACCAGGAGTCCGCTTGGCTAAAGTGTCATTTTTGGTGGGCTCCCAGTTGCCGACGAAAGCATCATGTGATGAAGGCTGCCCTTTCTTAATTTCCGTCATCCACCTCCAGATTGCTGCCTGGAATGCAAGGGTAGCATTCTGTTCAATGTATTCTGGATGGTTCAATAGATCCACCTTAAGGGCCTCGCCAGTAGCGCCATAGTTGACATTCCTGTCCAGCAGAAAAGATGAAAAACTTAAATATATAAGTAACCTGATGTAATAAAGTCTACTTAACAAATATATAGGCATCCGTATCATCAATCATGTCTCCCTCAAGTCCTCAGATATTCTCCCCACAAATGCAGCATCGATGCTATTAACTATTGCCTAAGATTTTAAGACACGTTAATTTTTTCATAAACTATGGAAAGAAAAAGATCCGACTTCTTCAATTTTAAAACTCCATTAGCCTTACAAGTACATTTTAAACATATTCGAGATAATAATAGCAGAATCTGGCAACTCACATCTTAATAGTTGAATATACCAATAATAAACTCAAATCAGCTTTCTTAGGAAATGAGGGTTGTGAGAAAAGAAATAAACATTACATACCAGTAAATGGGGAGAGCACCTCGTCCATAGTATTCAGCCCCAGGAGAACACGGGTATGTGTACTTGTACGAATCATCACAATAAGATTGGCTAGGACTTAATTCTCTGTTGTAGCATAAACCCCATGCCAACGGTCCCCCAGTTGCTACTCCATAACCACCTGTACATTTCATCattaagagagagagagaggggtcaattgagagagagggagagagatagagagggagggagagggagagggagagagagagagagagagagagagagagagagtagtcaattgggagagagagggagaagagGGAGTAGTcaattgagagagagagagaggggggagagggggagagagaggaACTTACAGGAGGTTTTACTACCGACATGACCCAAAAAAGCAGCAATTTCCTTCATCTGCATAAGCTTACCACCAGTGGTACCAAAACCAAGAGGCTCAAACAGAGCAGCAGCCGTAATAAAAGACTGATAATCCCAAAAACCAACAGCATGAGCCACAGGTGAATTCCTCTTAGAAAACAAATCCTCAAACTGATAAACCTGAAATAAATCAGAAATAGTCTGATTACAACAGTACTTTGACCATTGCTTACATTCCCATCCCTGGCTACAAACTTTATGCCCCTTCACTTTCTTCACCAATATCTCTTTTGAAGAATCCCCATTCACACTCATTACCATCACCACCACCAAAATTCCAAGAAAACACAACCCCTTCTTCATTTTCTAGAAACAAAAAAaacaattaaattaaatttctagcAAATTCTGATTGTATATATACAATAAACAAGATGAAAATGAAAGTACAACTCTCACCAGACTTGTGTTTGTTTGGGGTTGAAGGCACGTAAAGTGTGGGATCAACTATCCTAATCAGAATAGCTGGGGATTTAGTGAATCAACGGTTGAGATTCGCACACGTGTTTGGTGGTGTTGAGAGTAGCCACGCGGGATTTATTATCAAGGTGGTAAGTGTAAAGTGATGATGACGACCCCTCTCTCGCCCCACCTAATTTCTTCTTCCTCCGACACCTCACCACACTCTTAATTTTGTAGGGAAATTTTATATCTTTATATCCGGAGCAAATTTGTTTAAAAACACAAAATTGTCCCTAAAACTTATATACACGCAGAAGGCTTCGTAAACACATACAAATTATACAGTTTCGTTCTTAAGGGGCATattaatttcagattttaaaaaattgttaataatttatgaattttaaaagattttcgtTGATTTCAATTTTTCATAAATTTTGATGGAGTTGATCCAAAATCTTGCAGAGTCTTACAGATTTTGTAGAGTTTTTTATAAATCTATCAAAATCTAATGTATTTTGAAGAGATTTCAGGATATTAAAAATGTACtagcaaatccatcaaaatccacaacttttttaaataaaagaaaattcatgaacttttgaataccatcagattttgatggattttttaaaatccaaattgaacaccaccaaattttgattgactttttaaaatttaaattgaatacactcagattttaaaagactttttACAATCCTTGTTGAATACCTTTAGATTTTAAAGGattatttaaaatccaaattgaatatcCCATAATTTCTAAAATCCATTAAAATCTTTCAAAATCCCAATTCAATACATCCCAAAACAAATCCTAAAACTCATTGTATAAACAAATCAAAATCACAGTCAACTTAGTTTGAGCCATGGATGAATCTCAATTAACTGGAATACATTTTTATGTTACTCAAACTTCTGAAGAATTATCAGATGATGAAGGTAATTTTGTGTTTAATCCTTTTTTTATATGCTTTAAATTTCTTTACTTAAACTAGAGAAACAAGTGATTATGTATCCTTGTTAGTAGATATGTTTTGTATAAAATTTCATTCATATTGGGTCCTAATTAAAAAAGATATGTCTGATGTTAATTTCAGAGTTAGTTCCATCAATTTAAGTGTCGTGAAGATGTCATCAATTCTACCAAGAGTTTCTACTTAGAACAGGGGTATGCTTTATCAATCAAGTGCTCTAGGAAAGATAAATATGTTATTCTTGGTTGTGATAGAGGAGGGTGTTATTTCAATAAATACAAACTTACTCTTGAGGATGGAAAGGATCTCGGCTTATAAATTGTCCATTTGAACTTCGTGGCAAGAAGCAGGGAAATGGATTTTGGACACTTGAGATGCAGAATACTTTACACAATCACGAACCATCAGTTGATATGTCGGGTCATCCTTCATGTCACCAATTATCAAGTGAGCAGATATTGGTTATTGAAAGAATAACAAGAGCTGCTGTACAAACCCGTCAAATTCTTTCTGCACTTCGACAAGAAAATATTAATACCAAAGCAGTTTCACGGACTATAGCAAATATGAAGTGCAAGCTACAGAAAGAAAGATTAGCTGGCCGAACACCTATTCAAGCTTTATTTGATGAAGTTGGTCAAGGTAATTTTATCTTTGATGTTATGGAAAGATTAAACATTAATTTTTCTCTCATCCAGTGTCAATTACACTTAGTAAGAGCTATCCCACTGTTTATGTTATGGACTACACTTACAAGACAAATCGATATAAAATGTCGTTACTTGACATAGTTGGAATCTCAAGTTTCAATACTTCATTTTATTCATGTTTTGCATTTTTAGAAAGTGAGAAGCGTGATGATTATATTTGGGATTTGGAGGGGTTTAAGAATATTCTTGATCCTGAGTGTCAATCTTCTGTAATTGGGTCCGATAGAGAATTAGCACTCATGAATGCAATTAAGGTTGTTTTCCTAGAGCAGTAAATTTTCTATATGTTTGGcattttgagaaaaatattctagcAAAGTGTAAGGGTTATTTTGAGAAGCAGCAAGATTGGGAAATGTTTTTATCTGATTGGAATTCGGTGATATATTCTCGAACCGAAGAGGAGTATGTGCAAAACTGGACACAATTTGAACTTCTGTATAAAGAGAAAGAAGATGCCACAAGGTATATATAGAGTACATGGCTTCCACATAATGAGAGAATTATTCATACATGGACAGAAAAATGTACGCACTTTAGAAGTCATGTTTCATCTAGAGCCGAAGGTGCACATGCTAAATTGAAGGAATTCCAGGAGTAAAAGAAAGAATTCTAGGAGATTAAAGCACGACTTTCGAATGAGAAAATTTGAACTCTTCATGTTTGCAATTTAACGCTATTTAGAGAGCTGAATTCTCGGGTTATCACATTTTGCTTTAAAGGAGTTGTTCAAACAATGGGAGTTGGTTAAATCCGGAAAAATGTCATGTGTATGCACTGGTCAATTTAAAACAGTCATGGGTCTCCCTTGTGCACACATGTTGATTGATTGGAAAGATAAACCGATAACTACTTATCcacgagtgtttgtcgacccaatttataactcatattttcaacttataagATGATAAATTAAATGTTAGTGACGATATATTTTTTCTCAATTTATTTGGATTTTTCGCCTTTtcattaattttagttttaaaaaatatatttttaaatgttaatctaatctTAAAATTCAccaattaagataattatatttaaaaattatttttttgatttatttaagtAAACAAAAAATCTAACTTATAAGTAATATTATCCAAACATTTACATAACTTATAATGAttcatctacttatcacttataaatcatttatttgttttaaaatataatttacttattttaagatttcccaaatgGGCCCTACATATTTTTCTTTCACAATATAACATGTTAAATTGACCATGAGTAGAGTGCACGAGATTGAAAATTTCTCATTATTTTTTCAATACCAGGTATTCTAGCTGGTTGCATGCATCTAATCTAATTTAGAAGAATATTAGGACAAGATCTTCATGACCCATATTTAAATTCGTGTCTTATCTAAAATTAAACGTAGGACATAGGGAATTTAGGATGATGAATTCATGACTGAATCCGCTATGCCTGCGGGATGGGTAAATATTTTCACTAATCTATCATCAGTGAATTCGATTTAAATcgtaatatatttttattaatctTAATCTTCCATGTATATATACTTCAAATTTTAATATATTCTTTTAAATTTACCAGtgatttaaattattaattaaaattcgATTATCATCAACTAAAGTTAATATAAACGTAAGTTATTTACAAAAATTCTACGATATTCGAagaagaaaagttcggaagttTATGATTAAGAAGAGGCTAATGTAAGACGAGGATTAGAATTTGCTTTATTACtcctataaaataataaatttaatgaAATATGTATAGAAATAAAAGAGTTAATATTAAATTTACGTGAAATTTAAACAATTATTCATGAATTTATAAAATCTAATCAAATCTAAAGGTATTTATGAATAGCTTCACCTAAAATATTGAGTTATAATTtcatttaattttttaaaatctcATAACATTAAACAACATTAAAATGTAAAATAATTATTTGTGAATTTTGAGTAATATTATATACTCCAAAAAAATccaataattttttcaaatgataCGTTATATCTTTTTATCTGTATGCCTTATGTTGAAGACGTTTTTTCATTTAAGGGCCATTTACCTGTAATAAAATGACAACCAATCAATCAAGAATCATTTTGATAAAGTTTTGGGTCAGAGACACTAGCATTTCAAATTTTAAAACCGATAAATATCGGtagattttataaaaaattaaaaatacagGTCAATCTATTTCAATATTTAAATATCTCAATCAAATATGCTCCCTCATTCACCCCACCCCAGTCCCTTCCCATTCCCAATTGAgcattttttatatatatataaagcaCGATTAAGAGAGAGAGTCTCACAAGTCACAACCATTTAGGACATAGTAACGAAAGCTGCGATGGATTGTTCTCATCTGCCTGAAGAAATCATTTTCAAGGTACTTTTATTAGTTCCAGTACTATCACTTCTTCAGGATTGTAAATTGGTTTGTAAGTTGTGGCGATCTATTATTTCAAACCCTCGATTCATCCAAACCCATCTCACCAATTCTCTCAAAAAACAAGCCTCTCTAATGTGGGTTTCTACATATCTCATTGATGAcggtgatgaagatgaagatccATTTCGAACATGTTACTTGTACGATGTTCATTACTTCAATAAGACTTTTGATTATAATAAGGTTCGTTTAGACCTGCCACCAGAGTTTGCTATTGTTGATATTTCCAAGAATGCTTCTATGCATATTGTTTCCGAACATTTTATTCAGACTTGTAATGGTCTTGTCACGATTGTTGGTATGAATGCTGATGTAATATATTTGTTGAATCCGGCTTCCACACAGATGAGGAAATTACCTAGGTGTAATAACAGGTCTTTTGATATTTTATGGTTAGGCTTTGGTTTTGACCCTCTTTCTAATGACTATAACATTCTTAAGGTTGTGTTTGCGTATCTCTCCCCTGAAGATTGGGCACCAGAAAATCTTGTATTAGAAGCGGATTTGTATTCCGCAAATAATGATTGTTGGAAAAAGGTCGAGGTTCCTCAACCACTGCGTGGTGTGAGGCCTGCTCATTATTCAAAATGTGTTCATGCTAAAACTGGGATGTTGTATATGGAAGGTAATGATGAGATATTGTCGTTCAATTTGCATAGTGAGGTGTTCGAAGTGTATCCCATTCACAAAGATGAGACGCTTTTGAAAATTTCAAATGTTTTTGATTTTAAAGGTTCTCTTGGTATGATGTTCAAAGACGACGTCGATGAAGGATCGGTCGTTAGTTTATGGACACTGGATGATAATGTGTCAGGCAATGTGTATTGGACTAAAAAGTTCAATTTTGAGATAGGTTTTAATATTGATTGGATACATCTTTATTTGGGTGATGGACAGTTTGTTGCGCTAAATCATGAGCTTGGAGTCATCTTTTATGACTATATAAAGAAAGAGACTAAGAAATTCCCCCTGCTAACGTCCTTTCCTGGAGAAATTATTTCAATTGTCAAGTACACCGAAAGCCTTGTTTCACTTGGAGGGTTTAAACCACTTAATCTAAGCGGTGGGTGAACAGTATGCGTGAAGGGAGAATTGTTGAAAGCTGTCTGAGGACCTAATGTGTTATGTTATCTTTCCATCTTTTTTGTTAAATTTTGAAGCTTGCTAAATCTGTATTCTTTGAATTGGATGGTTTATTCCTGAATGTGGTAGAGACTGTGTTTTGTGCATTATGTTTCATGTTCATTTTGCTGCTCCTACTACTTACACACAAGTAGAGAGGCTGAATATAATTTTAAGTTGATCAACAATAGCAGCTGAAACTTTAGACCATATATATCATGTTCAGGTGAAGTGTTCAAGTAATTCAAGTAAACTTTGTGATAAATGGAATTCAATATTTACACTTGTGGAGTACATTGAACGAGCAGATTAAAGCAAATATAAATGGAAAAAGTTTTTCCATCCTTTAAATTGAAAACAAATGGATCAATATATTTAGTGTTAAAATGCATCGTTAATGTTAAATAGTATATGAATACTATTGTAGTAAAACAATAAATAGCTAAATTTTCCTAAATCCTAAAGTATGGATCCCAGATATCTTTATTCACTTCCCAACTATGCTAATAAACCCTAAAATGTTTTTTTAGTAAATCAAaacatttttattattattataaagtTAGGAATGCAAATTGAATTCAACTTTGTATTCTTTGTTTCGTGGTATTTAATTTTTGTCATCTATTTTGGGTTAGATAAAGGAAGCTTTACTTGAATTGCGGCGACTGATCATTGTGTTCTTATCAATCTGAAGAGATCATGTTTAAGGTACTTGTAATAGTTCCTGTAGTTTAAGAATATTTTAATTCAACGACATTTAATTCAAGTAAATATTTTAAGAATATTGAAAAATTATTCTAGACTGGCATCACAAATGTGTCCAACCTCGACTTAAAGTGAACCATGAAATGGACGGACCTTGACCACGAACACAATGAGAAGATAAAAACAAAGTATTTTTGAATCAGAACTCTATTGTCGGCATACTTTATGTgataaataacaaataaaaagATAGTCTCATAAATCGAAGAAAGACAGATGATTAAGAAGAAAACAATGTGTATCATGCTCCCACAACCTCGCTGCCCCATAACACAAAATTCTAGGAGGGAACTCTACCGTCTTTGTAAAAGGTTGTAAATCGTTTGAGAGAGGATTGTATTATAGTTGTGCAGCTTTTCAAGTGAGAGACTTGCAAAATTTATAATATATGGATTATCTACTTGTTTTTCTCCCTACGTTTAAGCTATCTGCTATCATCTGTTAAATTATGCACCATGTTTAATTTTCTAAACCAAAACGCATTTTTCTTGCCATATCTACAAACGTATTATGCAAATTTTTTATGCTCCTTGTTCATTTTCACACAGTGCCCGGTCGACAATATATTTAGCATTTCAGCGCTTCCGAAAGGTTCACTCCGTTTTGTCAGATACCATATGCTGCTTACCCTGTCTTAGACTATTTTTTCAGTTGGAATGTTTAAATGGTTCAACCCCAGTCACTTCTCACACTAGTTGTGTCATCTTGATCAATCTAAAAGTGTGCTATGTTTTCTTGCGCTTTTAAATAGAGTTTAGACTTCAGAGCATACAAGCAATTCTTCAAGATTATGTTTGATATTGTAGGCACATGTAAATTAACTGTTTAGGATTGTATAAGTGTTTAGATAAGTTCACTTTGCCAACTGAGAAgaactttaaataagtttaccTGGAGTTTGCCTAATATGTACTTACGTAATTTTTGCTACTACTGTACTACCTGTCAATCAATTTTAATGTTGAGTGCACATTCTTATAATTCCCAGTGCCCATAACTCCCAGTGAGAAGTTTTTACAACAGGTCCTTCCATCGATGAAATGCTGATACTGGATCTATAAAGCCACCGGTAAGGAAGAAGAAGAACAATTCAGAGATGTAAGCCATTGCCACCTTTTTAAAGATTGTGGCTTGAAGCGCAGTGAATTCTCAAACAAAGGGTTCAGGATATTGCTGATCAGAAGAGTATCAAGTTGAGATTCTGCATTCACACTCTTTATATTTATAGCCCATGTGCTCATACAAGAATGGAAATCGGATGGCCTCCAGAGAGTTACAAACACTTCCCATTCCCATTTGAGCATTTATATAAGGCACGGTTGCAAAAGGGCCTCACAAATCGCAACCGTTTAGGAGGCTTGGTCATCTTCTTCAACCTCTGCAGTGCAAAGCTCTTTCAGTAAGTCGCAACCATTTAGGTCGGAGAGACTTGGTCATCTTCTTCAACCTCTGCAGTGCGAAGCTCTTTCGGTAAGTTGCAACCATTTAGGTCGGAGAGACTCGGTCATCTTCTTCAACCTCTGCAGTGCGAAACTCTTTCAGTAAATGTATATTCTGAAAAGGCTACGACAAGTTTGAACAAGTCCCTCACTCTCATACCATGTTAAGAAATCAGTCAATCTAAATTCTCAACATATTAGAGTAAGATCTTTACATGATTTTATATTAGGATTCTAATACTCTAATCACTAAATTTCATACTTTTTAGTGACTCATTGTGATTGGCGGTGATTTTAGTGTATGCAGGAATATAATATCCATCATTATTAATGAGAAAGAACCAAACAAATTTGACCATCTAACTTGTTAATTCATATACTAGAAAAACCCAACACATATATACTAGCATAATATTTTCAAAACGATAACATTTTTTAAAATGTATATCCTCTTAGGCCACCCAAattttttatatttcttttatttaTCTATAGTAAATGATATTTTCTCATGGATACTCTAACTATTAACTATTGTTTAACTACTAGGGATTTTTTCTCACACGTAGTGcgttaaataaattttaatttttttaaaagagtTTAAAGTGGATTATTTTTACTTAGATATTTtgttaataatatatataattaattcaaCCGAGACATGTGTTAATATCTTGTTTTCATTAACGATAGCCATAACAAAGAGCCTCTCGCAAGGATCAAATTTCATTTTCTCAGTAGATAAATATTATTTACGCAATTTTTGTAGGTTATAAATATTTTTTACGCGATTATTTCAGTTGATCGCGGTTTTAACACATTAAACATATAAACTCGAAATCAATTTTTGTCAATTACTCCTCTAGTAGCATTAATACATattaaattttgatataaaatttagttCAATATTACTCGGCATCGCCTTACGGTGACACCTCGCACTTTAAActtgaaaaaataaaaaatgtaaaTACTCTTCATaagatattttaaaatatattaattgaCAACCACTATTTTCTATTTAATGTATACAATTTGCAAAATTAAACAATTACtgcattaaaattatttttcaaacgtttttttattaaaaattcattttaataaTACTCATAGTCATCTTACACTAACAACTCCTAATTTAaacaatattaaaataattcttcaaaaaaatattataaaattaaaatatttcttttcaCGACACAACTTGctctaaaaaaaattaaaattacatCAAATGTAAATATATACTATTAACAAATGaatatatatagttatattcaaaatagctgaatttttatataaaatttagcTTAATATAACTGAACGTCGCACTTTAaactttaaaaaaataaaaaatataaatactctacataaattattttaaaataaattaattgacaaccactattttatattttgatatatacaatttataaaagtaaacattagtgcattaaaattattttgcaaggaattttttttattaaaaatttat
It contains:
- the LOC141719609 gene encoding uncharacterized protein LOC141719609, which encodes MWVSTYLIDDGDEDEDPFRTCYLYDVHYFNKTFDYNKVRLDLPPEFAIVDISKNASMHIVSEHFIQTCNGLVTIVGMNADVIYLLNPASTQMRKLPRCNNRSFDILWLGFGFDPLSNDYNILKVVFAYLSPEDWAPENLVLEADLYSANNDCWKKVEVPQPLRGVRPAHYSKCVHAKTGMLYMEGNDEILSFNLHSEVFEVYPIHKDETLLKISNVFDFKGSLGMMFKDDVDEGSVVSLWTLDDNVSGNVYWTKKFNFEIGFNIDWIHLYLGDGQFVALNHELGVIFYDYIKKETKKFPLLTSFPGEIISIVKYTESLVSLGGFKPLNLSGG
- the LOC141720953 gene encoding chitinase-like protein 1, which produces MKKGLCFLGILVVVMVMSVNGDSSKEILVKKVKGHKVCSQGWECKQWSKYCCNQTISDLFQVYQFEDLFSKRNSPVAHAVGFWDYQSFITAAALFEPLGFGTTGGKLMQMKEIAAFLGHVGSKTSCGYGVATGGPLAWGLCYNRELSPSQSYCDDSYKYTYPCSPGAEYYGRGALPIYWNVNYGATGEALKVDLLNHPEYIEQNATLAFQAAIWRWMTEIKKGQPSSHDAFVGNWEPTKNDTLAKRTPGFGATMNILYGEMVCGQGDIDAMNNIVSHYQYYLDLMGVGREQAGPHDVLTCAEQKAFNPATASKDDS